A window of the Coleofasciculaceae cyanobacterium genome harbors these coding sequences:
- a CDS encoding transglutaminase-like domain-containing protein, with protein MNLPPFLLGITILFWGWQTGFWIVAIPLAIAYEGSRYINWRWNLTTADFRSTSHICTILLIGILIYLLVSDRSLQLIFSFFQWLPIICAPLLIAQAYSTSDRVDLHALLFFQEKGDRQQLFPLNLTFPYFAICILAASAANVRNSFFYAVAVSLIGAVLISIRSKRFSTIVFLGLILLAIALGQIGHIGLHHLQVSLAQNTSRLFYRFYRPQTDPNQVSTAIGDLGSVKQSNKIVLRLKPSLQQPAPSLIRRATYNKYSSGFWGATQAKFTPIKPGQAENTWILNQKSSQEKEVTISENLADSQGLIKLPEGSFQITQLPAAKIEQNQYGTVQVMAESTWLSYRVQYDPKLSVDSPPTAADLQIIDQEQPAIATIISDLELTDKSPQEVLNIVQRFFSQEFNYSLELARRRSNQTPLSAFLLRHRSGHCEYFATATTLLLRGVGIPTRYAVGYSVHELSSLERQYIVRDRHAHAWTQVYLDGQWQAFDTTPSSWVAIEDNATSNWQYLQDLGSLIQFKFSQILAIIGNMGRLKYLWWFVFPLAFILVRQFTRQGHKRQLTALRIKPKESAELAVGEDSEIYLIEQELNKLGLIRDRAETWQDWLQRLQNISDNSAIFDGLNRIITMHYRYRFDPQGLSLEEREELRSACQAWLERYPSLVPQFPRSEITK; from the coding sequence ATGAACCTCCCACCATTTTTGCTCGGCATAACCATTTTATTTTGGGGTTGGCAAACAGGTTTTTGGATTGTTGCCATTCCCTTAGCGATCGCTTACGAAGGTTCACGATACATAAACTGGCGCTGGAATCTAACTACGGCTGATTTCCGATCCACTTCTCATATTTGTACAATATTGCTGATCGGGATCTTGATTTATCTATTGGTAAGCGATCGCTCTTTGCAGCTAATCTTTAGTTTCTTTCAGTGGCTACCGATAATTTGCGCGCCTTTGTTAATTGCTCAAGCATATTCCACAAGCGATCGCGTCGATCTTCATGCCCTGTTGTTCTTCCAAGAAAAAGGCGATCGACAACAGCTATTTCCTCTTAACTTAACTTTTCCCTATTTCGCTATTTGTATCTTGGCTGCTAGTGCCGCTAATGTTCGAAACTCGTTTTTTTATGCTGTTGCTGTTAGTTTAATTGGTGCTGTTCTTATTTCCATTAGATCGAAAAGATTTTCTACTATAGTCTTCTTGGGTTTAATACTATTAGCGATCGCTCTAGGGCAGATAGGACATATTGGACTACATCATCTACAAGTATCTTTAGCACAAAACACATCTAGGTTGTTCTACCGTTTTTATCGTCCTCAAACCGATCCCAATCAGGTTAGTACTGCTATTGGCGATCTTGGCTCAGTCAAACAGTCAAATAAGATTGTTTTGCGTCTCAAACCCTCACTCCAGCAACCTGCACCAAGTTTAATTCGACGAGCTACATACAATAAATATTCTTCAGGGTTTTGGGGAGCGACTCAGGCAAAATTTACCCCCATCAAACCAGGACAAGCTGAAAATACCTGGATTCTCAATCAGAAGTCTTCCCAGGAGAAAGAAGTAACTATTAGTGAAAATTTAGCTGATAGTCAAGGTTTAATCAAGCTTCCCGAGGGTAGTTTTCAAATAACTCAACTACCCGCAGCAAAAATTGAGCAAAATCAATATGGTACAGTGCAGGTGATGGCTGAATCGACTTGGTTGTCTTATCGGGTGCAATACGATCCCAAGTTGTCTGTAGATAGTCCTCCTACAGCAGCGGATTTACAAATAATAGACCAAGAGCAGCCTGCGATCGCGACTATCATCAGCGATTTAGAACTAACAGATAAATCACCCCAGGAAGTCTTAAACATTGTTCAGCGGTTTTTTAGCCAGGAGTTTAACTATTCTTTGGAATTAGCACGACGGCGTAGCAATCAAACTCCGTTATCTGCATTCCTTTTGCGCCATCGTTCGGGACACTGTGAATATTTTGCTACTGCTACCACCTTGTTATTGCGAGGTGTAGGTATTCCGACTCGTTACGCCGTTGGTTATTCTGTTCACGAATTAAGCTCTTTAGAGAGACAATATATTGTGCGCGATCGCCATGCTCATGCTTGGACGCAGGTATATCTTGATGGTCAATGGCAGGCTTTTGATACTACTCCCTCTTCCTGGGTGGCGATCGAAGATAATGCGACCTCTAATTGGCAATATCTACAAGACTTGGGATCGCTAATTCAGTTTAAATTTTCCCAAATATTAGCAATAATTGGCAACATGGGCAGACTTAAATATCTGTGGTGGTTTGTCTTCCCCTTAGCGTTTATTTTGGTTCGGCAGTTTACCCGCCAGGGACACAAAAGACAATTAACCGCCTTGCGAATTAAACCAAAAGAATCTGCTGAATTAGCTGTCGGTGAAGACTCAGAGATTTATCTAATCGAACAGGAATTAAATAAATTAGGGCTGATTCGCGATCGCGCTGAAACTTGGCAAGATTGGCTACAACGGCTACAAAATATCTCAGACAATTCAGCTATATTTGATGGGCTAAATAGGATTATTACCATGCATTATCGCTACCGTTTCGATCCTCAAGGTCTTAGCCTTGAAGAAAGGGAAGAATTGCGCTCTGCTTGTCAAGCTTGGCTAGAGCGTTATCCCTCACTCGTTCCCCAGTTTCCGCGGTCAGAAATTACTAAGTAA
- a CDS encoding DUF58 domain-containing protein produces MKFLYRLFWLGYRIQQWLLKRFTPAGWAILVCLVATVVIGLDTKQTMAYQILTFLLAVLIIAVIYSFHFPEHYEVQRSLPRFATVGSKLFYRITITSRSQKIQTGLLLLEAIAHPKFTLVEFERIIKSASRKGSINSLTFIYLHWLKAISQKQKAKVGAIALPSLKSQSTTEIKAEITPTHRGAIRLTGISILRPDPFNLFNAAKTINLPQSLLVLPQRYQLPMIDLPGSRMAQSGSVSLAFSVGDSEEFVALRDYRPGDPLRKIHWKSWAKTGKPVVREEKNEYFVRHALILDTFSAQSPSEILEEAVSVAASFAWDFDTQESLLDLMFVGLESYCFTSGRGLGSSEQMLEILAGVTACQDKTFDYLTAAVIEKTSMLSGCICILIGWDEERRKLVEHLQGSNIPLLVLLLTEDEQFSNLDVENLYILPMGKIQTALMNIQSNY; encoded by the coding sequence ATGAAATTTCTCTATCGTCTGTTTTGGTTGGGCTACAGAATACAGCAGTGGCTACTAAAGCGTTTTACTCCTGCTGGTTGGGCTATTTTAGTCTGTCTGGTAGCGACTGTAGTTATTGGTTTAGATACGAAGCAAACTATGGCGTATCAAATTTTGACTTTTTTATTAGCGGTTTTAATTATTGCGGTCATATATAGCTTTCATTTCCCCGAGCATTATGAAGTGCAGCGAAGTTTACCGCGATTTGCAACCGTTGGTTCTAAATTATTTTATCGAATTACTATTACTAGTCGCAGCCAAAAAATACAGACGGGCCTACTACTTTTAGAAGCAATTGCTCATCCTAAATTTACCTTAGTTGAGTTTGAGCGAATCATCAAATCTGCTAGCCGGAAAGGCTCGATTAATTCTCTAACCTTTATTTATCTTCATTGGTTAAAAGCGATCTCCCAAAAACAAAAGGCTAAGGTAGGCGCGATCGCCTTACCTAGTTTGAAATCTCAAAGTACAACGGAAATTAAAGCAGAAATTACGCCCACGCATAGAGGTGCGATTCGTCTGACGGGAATTAGTATTTTACGCCCCGATCCGTTTAATTTATTTAATGCTGCTAAAACCATTAATTTACCTCAGTCTTTATTGGTTCTACCCCAACGTTATCAGTTACCCATGATTGACCTACCAGGCTCGAGAATGGCACAATCGGGCAGCGTGAGTCTGGCTTTCTCCGTTGGCGACTCTGAAGAATTTGTGGCTCTACGGGATTATCGTCCAGGAGATCCTCTACGTAAGATTCATTGGAAAAGCTGGGCAAAAACAGGCAAGCCTGTAGTTAGAGAAGAAAAAAACGAGTACTTTGTCCGCCATGCACTTATTTTAGATACTTTTTCAGCTCAGAGTCCAAGTGAAATTCTCGAAGAAGCTGTTTCTGTAGCAGCATCTTTCGCCTGGGACTTTGATACCCAAGAATCATTATTAGATTTAATGTTTGTCGGCTTAGAGTCCTATTGCTTTACTTCAGGAAGAGGTTTGGGCAGCAGCGAACAAATGCTAGAAATTTTGGCGGGGGTTACGGCTTGTCAGGATAAAACTTTTGATTACCTGACGGCTGCGGTAATTGAAAAAACATCAATGTTGAGCGGCTGTATCTGTATTTTGATTGGTTGGGACGAAGAGAGAAGGAAATTAGTTGAACATCTGCAAGGATCTAATATTCCGCTTTTAGTTTTGTTGCTGACTGAAGACGAACAGTTTAGCAATTTAGATGTAGAAAATTTATATATATTACCCATGGGCAAAATACAAACAGCACTAATGAATATTCAATCAAATTATTAG
- a CDS encoding RNA polymerase sigma factor, RpoD/SigA family, with product MPKANIEKTTPKKNYSADMVRTYLHEIGRVPLLTHEQEIVYGKQVQKMMILLTEKEELESQLETTLSLKEWAKTAQMSEIELNRIIREGQRAKKKMIEANLRLVVAIAKKYQKRNMEFLDLIQEGSLGLERGVEKFDPTRGYKFSTYAYWWIRQAITRAIAQQARTIRLPIHITEKLNKIKKTQRELAQQLGRSAEVAEIAQELGLETEQIREYLSIARQPISLDVRVGDNQDTELSELLEDDGLSPDHYATQQLLRNDLYNLMADLSPQQQEVISLRFGLDDGKELSLAKIGQRMSLSRERVRQLEHQALALLRRRRSYVREYIAS from the coding sequence ATGCCTAAAGCCAACATCGAAAAAACAACCCCTAAAAAAAACTACTCAGCAGATATGGTTAGAACTTATCTGCATGAAATTGGTCGGGTACCCTTGTTAACCCACGAACAAGAAATTGTCTATGGGAAGCAAGTACAGAAAATGATGATCCTGTTGACGGAAAAAGAAGAGTTAGAGAGTCAGTTAGAGACTACACTCAGCCTGAAGGAGTGGGCAAAAACTGCCCAAATGAGTGAAATTGAACTTAACAGGATTATTAGAGAAGGTCAAAGAGCCAAGAAAAAAATGATCGAGGCAAATTTGCGCTTAGTAGTGGCGATCGCCAAAAAATACCAAAAGCGCAATATGGAATTTCTCGATCTCATTCAAGAAGGTAGCCTTGGTTTAGAGAGGGGTGTAGAAAAATTCGATCCCACTAGAGGTTATAAGTTTTCTACTTATGCTTACTGGTGGATTCGTCAAGCTATCACCAGAGCGATCGCCCAACAGGCGCGTACCATTCGTTTGCCAATTCACATTACTGAAAAGCTCAATAAAATTAAAAAAACTCAACGTGAACTGGCTCAACAGCTAGGACGTAGTGCAGAAGTAGCTGAAATTGCTCAAGAATTAGGTTTAGAAACTGAACAAATTCGCGAGTACTTAAGTATTGCCCGTCAGCCAATTTCTCTAGACGTTCGAGTCGGCGACAATCAGGATACTGAGTTATCAGAATTGCTCGAAGACGATGGACTTTCTCCTGACCACTATGCAACTCAGCAGCTATTGCGTAACGATTTATACAATTTGATGGCGGATTTATCTCCCCAACAACAAGAAGTTATTTCTTTACGCTTTGGTTTAGATGATGGCAAAGAGTTGTCTTTGGCTAAGATTGGTCAAAGAATGAGCTTGAGTCGCGAACGGGTACGTCAGTTAGAACATCAGGCTCTAGCACTACTCAGAAGACGTAGAAGCTATGTTAGAGAGTATATAGCTAGCTAA
- a CDS encoding aminotransferase class I/II-fold pyridoxal phosphate-dependent enzyme, translating to MTLFNETLNGKESKNIPVNRNGQKTALSAASKAEAIQGWLIDKLAEVLEIEPNQIDVGQDFEEYGLESAEAINLSGDLEDFLGCRLPPTLLWDYQNIEDLAQYLAHGNLTQIQANSNLELNSPGIITDLSQISQINLVQDYPPEIPLENYKFAEFPEYKKLLAQQEQVKNLGNGNPFFVPQETIVNDRTTINGRELINFATYNYIGMCGDPQVNQAAKDATELYGTSACASRLISGEKPLHRELERELANFIGVEDSIIMVGGHATNVTTIGHLFGKDDLVIYDSLSHNSILQGCFLSGASLVAFPHNDLEALEKILSDRRHRYQRVLIAIEGVYSTDGDVANLPPVIKLKQKYKTFLMVDEAHSIGTIGKTGRGISEYYDINPNDVDLWMGTLSKSFASCGGYIAGSSALVEYLKYTAPGFVFSVGMSPPNTAASLAALRVLQAEPERATILQARAKLFLKLAKEQGLDTGISQDSPVIPIIVGDSLKSIQLSQNLFKRGINVPFMIYPSVPQNAARLRFFITCNHTVEQICLTIKILAEELNKL from the coding sequence ATGACACTATTCAATGAAACTTTAAATGGCAAAGAAAGTAAAAACATTCCTGTCAACAGAAATGGTCAGAAAACTGCTCTTAGTGCTGCTTCTAAAGCCGAAGCAATACAGGGCTGGTTGATTGACAAACTAGCAGAAGTATTAGAGATTGAGCCAAATCAAATTGATGTTGGACAAGATTTTGAAGAATATGGTTTAGAATCGGCTGAAGCAATTAACCTGTCTGGAGATTTAGAAGACTTTCTTGGTTGTCGTCTCCCACCTACCTTACTATGGGATTACCAAAATATTGAAGATCTAGCTCAATATCTAGCCCATGGTAATTTAACTCAGATACAGGCTAATTCTAATCTAGAACTTAATTCTCCTGGGATAATTACGGATTTATCTCAAATATCTCAAATTAATCTTGTCCAAGATTATCCCCCAGAAATACCTTTAGAAAACTATAAATTTGCCGAATTTCCTGAATATAAAAAACTATTAGCCCAACAAGAACAAGTTAAAAATCTTGGTAATGGCAATCCGTTTTTTGTACCTCAAGAAACTATAGTTAACGATCGCACCACCATCAATGGTCGTGAATTGATTAATTTTGCTACTTATAACTATATTGGGATGTGTGGCGACCCTCAAGTAAATCAAGCTGCAAAGGATGCCACCGAGCTTTATGGGACTTCTGCCTGTGCTAGTCGTTTAATCTCAGGAGAAAAACCCCTCCATCGAGAACTAGAACGAGAACTTGCCAATTTTATTGGTGTAGAAGACAGCATTATTATGGTGGGTGGTCATGCTACCAACGTGACCACAATCGGTCATTTGTTTGGTAAGGATGATTTAGTTATTTATGATTCTCTAAGCCATAACAGTATTCTTCAGGGATGTTTTCTTTCTGGAGCAAGTTTAGTCGCTTTTCCTCATAATGACCTTGAAGCCTTGGAAAAAATTCTGAGCGATCGTCGTCATCGCTATCAGCGAGTTTTAATTGCGATCGAAGGAGTTTATAGCACTGATGGTGATGTAGCAAATTTACCCCCTGTTATTAAGCTTAAACAAAAGTATAAAACCTTTTTAATGGTGGATGAAGCTCATTCTATCGGCACGATTGGCAAAACTGGTCGAGGTATTAGTGAATACTATGATATTAATCCCAATGATGTCGATCTTTGGATGGGTACTCTCAGCAAATCTTTTGCTAGCTGTGGAGGCTATATTGCTGGATCTTCAGCTTTAGTTGAATATTTAAAATATACCGCCCCTGGTTTTGTATTTAGCGTTGGCATGTCTCCGCCAAATACAGCAGCATCATTAGCTGCGCTTCGCGTTCTTCAAGCAGAGCCAGAAAGAGCTACTATTCTTCAAGCGAGAGCCAAACTGTTTTTAAAATTAGCTAAAGAACAGGGTTTGGATACAGGAATAAGCCAAGATTCGCCAGTGATTCCGATTATCGTGGGGGATTCTCTTAAATCGATTCAACTATCTCAAAATTTATTTAAGAGGGGAATCAATGTTCCATTTATGATTTATCCTTCTGTACCTCAAAATGCTGCGCGATTACGATTTTTTATTACCTGCAATCATACGGTCGAGCAAATCTGCTTAACTATAAAGATTCTGGCTGAAGAGTTAAATAAACTATAG
- a CDS encoding RNA polymerase sigma factor SigF has product MATQTLSYRCLDFLQNYHRNPSLKLRNKLVELNAGLVRKVAHQICRKCAEPYEDLEQIGYLGLIRAIERFDPQQGSAFSSFAIPYIRGEMLHYLRDKGSMMRIPRRWQELYTKGKKLRKDLIEKLGRLPQDTELAAGLGIPLEEWSECQLALQNRLPISLDAAVNNSLDSSITFGDTIADPNYQKQRKLEDDKLQLQKAMNQLEDKTKAAIECVFLWDLPRKEAAKHIGISPMTVTRHLHKGIEQLGAMLEPQAA; this is encoded by the coding sequence ATGGCTACTCAAACTCTTAGTTATCGTTGCCTGGATTTTTTACAAAATTACCATCGCAACCCTTCATTAAAATTGCGTAATAAATTAGTTGAGTTAAACGCAGGTTTAGTTAGAAAAGTAGCTCATCAAATCTGTCGTAAATGTGCAGAACCTTATGAAGATTTAGAACAAATTGGCTATTTAGGTTTGATTAGAGCAATTGAACGTTTCGATCCACAACAGGGTTCGGCATTTAGTTCTTTTGCAATTCCTTATATTCGGGGAGAAATGCTACATTACTTGAGAGATAAAGGTAGCATGATGCGGATTCCTCGTAGATGGCAGGAACTTTATACTAAAGGCAAAAAACTACGCAAAGATTTGATTGAGAAACTAGGACGTTTGCCCCAAGATACCGAACTAGCTGCGGGTTTAGGTATTCCTTTAGAGGAATGGAGTGAGTGCCAACTAGCATTACAAAATCGCTTACCAATTAGCTTGGATGCAGCAGTCAATAATTCGCTGGATTCTTCAATTACATTTGGTGATACAATCGCCGATCCTAACTATCAAAAGCAGCGTAAATTAGAAGATGATAAACTGCAACTACAAAAAGCAATGAATCAGTTAGAAGACAAAACTAAAGCCGCAATTGAATGCGTGTTTCTTTGGGATTTACCCCGCAAAGAAGCTGCAAAACATATTGGCATTAGTCCGATGACTGTCACCAGACATTTGCACAAAGGAATTGAGCAATTAGGCGCAATGCTTGAACCCCAAGCAGCCTGA
- a CDS encoding YceD family protein produces MEAIYIPHLLKASKRQAEIIVDDTITGLDTLVPVKGAIIVRHGGNFLEVTSQAETITTLVCDRCLQHYNHRLAIDTSELIWLESELQNIEDIPIEREVSIEDLSETLPPDGHFDPEAWLFEQLSLALPLRKVCGKNCPGANIKATVEDNYVDSRWSSLAALKEQLNSSQD; encoded by the coding sequence ATGGAAGCAATATATATTCCCCATCTGCTCAAAGCATCAAAACGGCAAGCAGAAATTATTGTTGATGATACTATTACTGGTTTAGATACCTTAGTTCCCGTAAAAGGAGCAATAATAGTGCGTCATGGAGGCAATTTTTTGGAGGTAACCTCTCAAGCAGAAACAATTACTACTTTGGTTTGCGATCGCTGTTTGCAGCATTATAATCATCGGCTGGCGATCGATACTTCAGAATTGATTTGGCTCGAATCTGAGCTTCAAAACATCGAAGACATCCCCATAGAAAGGGAAGTTTCGATAGAAGACTTGTCTGAAACCCTTCCTCCTGATGGTCACTTCGATCCCGAAGCCTGGCTTTTTGAACAGCTATCATTGGCTTTACCCTTGAGAAAAGTCTGTGGTAAAAACTGTCCAGGAGCTAATATTAAGGCCACTGTGGAAGATAATTATGTTGATAGTCGTTGGTCTTCTTTGGCAGCCCTCAAAGAGCAGTTAAACAGTAGCCAAGATTAA
- a CDS encoding R3H domain-containing nucleic acid-binding protein, with the protein MESQLGSGKKWLEQLLDLMGLAAEVNTEGFEKVTTDSESNWLNIDASNFTLEQKEQLIGNKGESIDAIQYLANTVLNLGSDQEAQSSFVVELDGYRVKRNQELATLTQKAIDKVKETGQEIEIPGLSSAERKQIHSLLQDAEGLESESRGQEPERRLVVRPQ; encoded by the coding sequence GTGGAAAGTCAATTAGGTTCAGGAAAAAAGTGGTTAGAGCAGCTACTAGATCTAATGGGTCTGGCTGCTGAAGTCAACACGGAAGGGTTTGAGAAGGTAACAACTGACTCCGAATCCAATTGGTTAAATATTGACGCCAGCAATTTTACTTTAGAACAGAAAGAGCAGCTGATTGGTAATAAAGGCGAGAGCATTGATGCAATTCAATATCTTGCTAATACAGTACTTAACTTAGGTAGCGATCAAGAAGCGCAAAGTTCTTTTGTAGTCGAACTGGATGGGTATAGAGTTAAACGTAACCAAGAGTTGGCTACTTTGACTCAAAAAGCGATAGATAAAGTTAAGGAAACAGGTCAAGAGATAGAAATACCAGGCTTGTCTTCAGCAGAACGGAAACAGATACATTCTTTACTCCAAGATGCTGAGGGCTTGGAAAGTGAAAGTCGCGGTCAAGAACCAGAGAGAAGGTTAGTGGTGCGACCCCAATAG
- the yidC gene encoding membrane protein insertase YidC, protein MDFGIGFLSNNIMLPILDFFYGLVPSYGFAIIALTIVIRLAVVPLSAGQIRNMRKMKIVQPLMKERQEQIKQKYKNDPEKQREEQAKVMQEFGNPLAGCLPLVLQMPILFALFATLRGSPFTNTPYDINVQILPKEQIERVAPEPFATKPKNIYIEDGVHQKIAAMLPGGSKLAVGETTQVELQTPDGKSLNNLLKEYPNSNIEPTLVVTKGSERIKINEDGTITALEPGDATVQVAVPGIAANTGFLFIEKLGRVGVTDENGNINFDILAMVLMFGVGIYVNQQMSGAQNASAGAEQQQAINKITPLLFSGMFLFFPLPAGVLMYIVVANFFQTGQTWFLMREPLPDNLQKILEEQEKAEAATNREALPFERKRSKKKEKTSG, encoded by the coding sequence ATGGATTTTGGTATCGGCTTCCTTTCAAACAACATCATGCTCCCCATCCTGGATTTTTTCTATGGACTTGTGCCGAGTTATGGTTTTGCGATTATCGCCCTAACGATTGTAATTCGTTTGGCGGTTGTTCCTCTCAGTGCAGGACAGATACGCAATATGCGTAAAATGAAGATTGTTCAACCCTTGATGAAGGAGCGACAAGAGCAGATTAAGCAAAAATATAAAAACGACCCAGAAAAACAGCGTGAAGAGCAAGCTAAGGTAATGCAAGAGTTTGGTAATCCTCTTGCCGGGTGTTTACCGCTAGTGTTGCAAATGCCAATTTTGTTTGCTTTATTTGCTACCTTGAGAGGATCGCCATTTACTAATACTCCTTATGATATCAATGTTCAAATATTACCTAAAGAACAAATAGAACGTGTTGCTCCTGAACCTTTTGCTACTAAGCCAAAAAATATTTATATTGAAGATGGAGTGCATCAAAAGATTGCAGCGATGTTGCCTGGTGGCAGCAAGCTAGCAGTGGGAGAAACTACTCAAGTAGAGCTGCAAACCCCCGACGGCAAATCTTTAAACAATTTGCTGAAAGAATATCCTAATAGCAATATTGAACCTACTCTAGTTGTTACCAAAGGCTCTGAGAGAATAAAAATTAACGAAGATGGTACAATCACCGCCTTGGAACCAGGGGATGCTACAGTTCAGGTTGCAGTTCCTGGCATTGCTGCTAATACAGGATTTCTGTTTATTGAGAAACTGGGTCGAGTTGGCGTTACCGACGAGAATGGCAACATCAACTTTGATATTTTAGCAATGGTCTTGATGTTCGGCGTAGGTATCTATGTCAACCAGCAAATGAGTGGCGCGCAAAACGCTAGTGCTGGTGCAGAACAGCAACAGGCAATTAATAAAATTACTCCTTTGTTGTTTAGCGGGATGTTTTTATTTTTCCCCCTACCTGCTGGGGTACTAATGTATATTGTGGTGGCTAACTTTTTCCAAACTGGTCAGACATGGTTTTTGATGCGAGAGCCTTTACCAGACAACTTACAGAAAATTCTTGAAGAACAGGAAAAAGCTGAAGCTGCAACCAATAGAGAGGCTTTACCGTTTGAGCGCAAGCGTTCTAAGAAGAAAGAAAAAACTTCAGGTTAA
- a CDS encoding PH domain-containing protein — protein MGIKEEVYYEGGPHVGDLIFNILLAFTVICIPLTVAAIVRALWLRYRITDRRICVIGGWRGTQRTDIIYSEVIKIVKVPRGVGLWGDLVITLRDKSRLEMRAVPQFREIYDYISEKAAAKTGRPLEAIQVN, from the coding sequence ATGGGTATTAAAGAAGAGGTCTATTACGAAGGCGGTCCCCATGTAGGGGATTTGATTTTTAATATATTATTAGCGTTTACAGTAATCTGCATTCCATTAACAGTCGCTGCAATCGTTCGAGCTTTATGGCTGCGCTATCGTATTACAGACAGGCGTATTTGCGTAATCGGTGGCTGGAGAGGTACACAAAGAACAGATATTATTTATTCGGAAGTAATTAAAATAGTTAAAGTTCCTCGAGGAGTTGGTTTATGGGGGGATTTAGTGATAACCCTAAGAGACAAGAGTCGTTTAGAAATGCGCGCGGTTCCTCAATTTAGAGAAATCTATGACTATATCTCAGAAAAGGCAGCAGCTAAGACAGGTAGACCCTTAGAAGCAATTCAAGTTAACTAG
- the rnpA gene encoding ribonuclease P protein component — protein sequence MGLPKTHRLRNRKHYRAVYEQGIRRYSPHLTLIALSTQSKTDAIYSPETKIGISISKKVSKKAVVRNRIKRQIKSVFRTNLHLIRPGWKIVIVVKPKAIECKYEHFLRELEELLKQTKIINGY from the coding sequence GTGGGATTGCCAAAGACCCATAGATTAAGAAACAGAAAACACTACAGGGCTGTCTACGAACAGGGTATCCGTCGTTACAGTCCTCACTTAACCTTGATTGCTCTTTCGACCCAGAGCAAAACAGACGCTATTTATTCACCAGAAACGAAGATTGGCATCTCAATTAGCAAGAAAGTTAGCAAAAAAGCTGTAGTTCGTAATCGAATCAAAAGACAAATCAAAAGCGTATTTAGAACCAACCTGCATTTGATTAGACCAGGTTGGAAAATAGTGATTGTGGTCAAACCAAAAGCAATAGAATGCAAATATGAACATTTTTTGCGAGAATTAGAAGAGTTATTAAAACAAACAAAAATAATCAATGGGTATTAA
- the rpmH gene encoding 50S ribosomal protein L34: protein MTQRTLGGTSRKQKRKSGFRTRMRTSNGTRVIQSRRKKGRHRLSV, encoded by the coding sequence GTGACTCAACGTACTTTAGGCGGAACTAGCCGTAAACAAAAAAGAAAGTCTGGCTTCCGCACCCGTATGCGTACCAGCAACGGCACAAGAGTGATTCAATCACGTCGTAAAAAAGGTCGTCATCGTTTATCAGTTTAG
- a CDS encoding DUF2808 domain-containing protein has product MFRNKPRLKTLLTVVALATCTIAGAHTIAVAQGTPGLVIFGDRDVDVLNYYLDFGGVAENRDRYRLRIPKKKLANGVTQFVISYPDYFDGKFDTDKIEVRLNNKKDQSLPLKNVVWDQKNRFVQIELAEPLREPKKVELVFSNVKNPDVGTYYFYAQVVPAINAPVPQRVGAWVLSINP; this is encoded by the coding sequence ATGTTTCGTAATAAACCTCGCCTAAAAACTTTATTGACTGTTGTTGCTCTGGCTACCTGCACCATAGCTGGAGCTCATACCATTGCTGTTGCCCAGGGAACTCCAGGCTTAGTTATCTTTGGCGATAGAGACGTTGATGTCTTGAATTATTATCTCGATTTTGGCGGAGTAGCTGAAAATCGCGATCGCTATCGTCTGAGAATTCCCAAAAAGAAATTAGCTAACGGTGTAACTCAGTTTGTGATTTCTTATCCAGACTATTTTGACGGCAAATTTGATACTGACAAAATTGAAGTTAGATTAAACAATAAAAAAGACCAATCATTACCGTTGAAAAATGTAGTGTGGGATCAAAAAAATCGCTTTGTCCAAATAGAACTTGCCGAACCTCTTAGAGAACCCAAAAAGGTTGAGCTAGTTTTTTCCAACGTTAAAAATCCAGATGTCGGAACCTATTATTTTTATGCCCAGGTAGTTCCAGCAATCAATGCGCCAGTTCCCCAACGAGTAGGTGCTTGGGTTTTAAGTATTAATCCATAA